In Pirellulales bacterium, a genomic segment contains:
- a CDS encoding cation transporter, protein MSQIALLPELDHEAIVRRGRRLAYWTLFFTAIEAGLGLFAGERAASTALIGFGVDSLVEVFSAGVVLWRLQVGEHGARRERMALRLIGASLLLLALYVAIEAASRLLAGQHAEASYLGLGTAVGSLVVMQWLARSKRRVAAELESGAVHADSLQSEICSYLAAILLAGLALNALFGWWWADPAAALLMVPLIAREGFDAWRGQTCACSHIPHAH, encoded by the coding sequence ATGTCTCAAATTGCACTTTTGCCCGAGCTTGATCACGAGGCGATCGTGCGGCGCGGGCGGCGATTGGCGTATTGGACGCTCTTTTTCACGGCCATCGAGGCGGGGTTGGGCCTTTTTGCCGGCGAGCGGGCCGCGAGCACTGCCCTGATCGGGTTCGGGGTGGACTCGCTCGTCGAAGTCTTTTCCGCCGGCGTCGTGCTCTGGCGGTTGCAAGTGGGCGAGCATGGCGCGCGGCGCGAGCGGATGGCATTGCGGCTGATCGGCGCGAGCCTGCTGCTCTTGGCCCTTTATGTCGCGATCGAAGCCGCATCGCGCCTGCTTGCCGGCCAACACGCGGAGGCGAGCTACCTGGGCCTGGGAACCGCCGTCGGCTCGCTCGTCGTCATGCAATGGCTCGCCAGATCGAAGCGGCGCGTGGCGGCCGAACTGGAGAGCGGCGCGGTTCATGCCGACTCGCTACAATCGGAGATCTGTTCTTACCTGGCCGCGATCCTTCTGGCTGGGCTGGCGCTGAATGCGCTTTTCGGCTGGTGGTGGGCCGATCCGGCTGCCGCGCTCCTCATGGTGCCCCTGATCGCGCGCGAAGGCTTCGACGCCTGGCGCGGCCAAACCTGCGCATGCAGCCACATCCCGCACGCGCATTGA